The Camelus dromedarius isolate mCamDro1 chromosome 8, mCamDro1.pat, whole genome shotgun sequence genome includes a window with the following:
- the ZSWIM8 gene encoding zinc finger SWIM domain-containing protein 8 isoform X1 gives MELMFAEWEDGERFSFEDSDRFEEDSLCSFISEAESLCQNWRGWRKQSAGPNSPTGGGGGGGSGGTRMRDGLVIPLVELSAKQVAFHIPFEVVEKVYPPVPEQLQLRIAFWSFPENEEDIRLYSCLANGSADEFQRGDQLFRMRAVKDPLQIGFHLSATVVPPQMVPPKGAYNVAVMFDRCRVTSCSCTCGAGAKWCTHVVALCLFRIHNASAVCLRAPVSESLSRLQRDQLQKFAQYLISELPQQILPTAQRLLDELLSSQSTAINTVCGAPDPTAGPSASDQSTWYLDESTLTDNIKKTLHKFCGPSPVVFSDVNSMYLSSTEPPAAAEWACLLRPLRGREPEGVWNLLSIVREMFKRRDSNAAPLLEILTDQCLSYEQITGWWYSVRTSASHSSASGHTGRSNGQSEVAAHACASMCDEMVTLWRLAVLDPALSPQRRRELCVQLRQWQLKVIENVKWGQHKKILERLFPGFRPAVEACYFNWEEAYPLPGVTYSATDRKLALCWARALPPRPGASRSGGLEESRERPRPLPAEPAVRPKEPGAKRKGLGEGVPSSQRGPRRLSAEGGEKALHKMGPGGGKAKVLGGAGNGGKGSAGSGNKRRLSSEDSSLEPDLAEMSLDDSSLALGAEASTFGGFPESPPPCPHPGGSRGPSTFLPEPPDTFEEDGGVYFSEGPEPPTASVGPPGLLPREICTQDDLPSTDESGNGLPKTKEAAPAVGEEDDDYQAYYLNAQDGAGGEEEKAEGGAGEEHDLFAGLKPLEQESRMEVLFACAEALHAHGYSNEASRLTVELAQDLLANPPDLKVEPPPAKGKKNKVSTSRQTWVATNTLTKAAFLLTVLSERPEHHNLAFRVGMFALELQRPPASTKALEVKLAYQESEVATLLKKIPLGPSEMSTMRCRAEELREGTLCDYRPVLPLMLASFIFDVLCTPVVSPTGSRPPSRNWNNEMPGDEELGFEAAVAALGMKTTVSEAEHPLLCEGTRREKGDLALALMITYKDDQAKLKKILDKLLDRESQTHKPQTLSSFYSSSRPATASQRSPSKHGGPSAPGALQPLTSGSAGPAQPGSVAGAGPGPTEGFTEKNVPESSPHSPCEGLPSEAALTPRPEGKVPSRLALGSRGGYNGRGWGSPGRPKKKHTGMASIDSSAPETTSDSSPTLSRRPLRGGWAPTSWGRGQDSDSISSSSSDSLGSSSSSGSRRASASGGARAKTVEVGRYKGRRPESHAPHVPNQPSEAAAHFYFELAKTVLIKAGGNSSTSIFTHPSSSGGHQGPHRNLHLCAFEIGLYALGLHNFVSPNWLSRTYSSHVSWITGQAMEIGSAALTILVECWDGHLTPPEVASLADRASRARDSNMVRAAAELALSCLPHAHALNPNEIQRALVQCKEQDNLMLEKACMAVEEAAKGGGVYPEVLFEVAHQWFWLYEQTAGGSSTAREGATSCNASGIKAAGEAGRGLPEGRGGPGTEPVTVAAAAVTAATVVPVISVGSSLYPGPGLGHGHSPGLHPYTALQPHLPCSPQYLTHPAHPAHPMPHMPRPAVFPVPSSAYPQGVHPAFLGAQYPYSVTPPSLAATAVSFPVPSMAPITVHPYHTEPGLPLPTSVACELWGQGTVSSVHPASTFPAIQGASLPALTTQPSPLVSGGFPPPEEEAHSQPVNPHSLHHLHAAYRVGMLALEMLGRRAHNDHPNNFSRSPPYTDDVKWLLGLAAKLGDRHGDAAAAEPRSCPQPPAGPGLPPTGAALPAGIHAVHPPPLDSPDPRRLRRLCECDPECSQRLLPDPHGHDAVQRHPAEPQAQQTDQGAVAAGLTRDDHLLPLSLAPLGPYTGTQACGYGGPSQRGNESWLDGSSPLSSLVAQTGSCSWAVAWGQDVSDPRSLGLGETALSGRGRWVASGIYLAFINI, from the exons ATGGAGCTGATGTTCGCGGAGTGGGAGGACGGAGAGCGCTTCTCTTTCGAGGATTCGGACCGCTTTGAGGAGGATTCGCTCTGTTCCTTCATCTCCGAGGCCGAGAGCCTCTGCCAGAACTGGCGGGGATGGCGCAAACAGTCAGCGGGGCCCAATTCCCCCACTGGCGGCGGTGGCGGAGGTGGCAGTGGCGGTACCAGAATGCGAG ATGGACTGGTGATCCCATTGGTGGAGTTGTCAGCAAAGCAGGTGGCATTTCACATCCCATTTGAAGTGGTGGAGAAAGTTTACCCGCCAGTACCCGAGCAGCTACAGCTCCGAATTGCTTTTTGGAGCTTCCCTGAGAATGAAGAGGATATTCG aCTATATTCCTGCCTGGCCAACGGCAGTGCAGATGAGTTCCAGCGAGGGGATCAGCTGTTCCGCATGAGAGCTGTGAAGGATCCCCTACAGATAG GGTTCCACCTGAGTGCTACAGTGGTGCCACCTCAGATGGTCCCCCCCAAAGGGGCCTACAACGTGGCTGTGATGTTTGACCGCTGCCGGGTCACTTCCTGCAGCTGCACCTGTGGGGCTGGGGCCAAATGGTGCACCCATGTCGTGGCACTCTGTCTCTTCCGCATCCACAAC GCTTCTGCAGTCTGCCTCCGGGCCCCAGTGTCAGAGTCCTTGTCGCGGCTACAGAGGGACCAGCTGCAGAAGTTTGCTCAGTACCTCATCAGTGAGCTGCCTCAACAG atcctccccacagcccagcgTCTCCTGGATGAACTCCTCTCCTCCCAGTCAACAGCCATCAATACAGTGTGTGGAGCCCCAG ACCCCACAGCAGGGCCCTCGGCCTCCGACCAGAGTACTTGGTATTTGGATGAGTCAACACTCACTGACAACATCAAGAAGACGCTACACAAGTTCTGCGGCCCCTCTCCTGTGGTCTTCAG TGACGTGAACTCCATGTATCTGTCTTCCACGGAGCCTCCGGCTGCTGCAGAATGGGCATGTCTGCTGCGCCCTCTGAGGGGCCGAGAGCCAGAGGGTGTCTGGAACTTGCTCAGCATCGTGCGGGAGATGTTCAAGCGGAGGGACAGCAACGCTGCCCCCTTGTTGGAGATCCTCACTGACCAGTGCCTCTCTTACGAACAG ATAACAGGTTGGTGGTACAGCGTGCGCACCTCAGCCTCACACAGCAGCGCCAGTGGGCACACGGGCCGTAGCAACGGGCAGTCAGAGGTGGCGGCCCACGCGTGTGCCAGCATGTGTGACGAGATGGTCACTCTGTGGAGGCTGGCTGTGCTGGACCCTGCACTCAGCCCCCAGCG CCGCCGGGAGCTGTGTGTGCAGCTGCGCCAGTGGCAGCTGAAGGTGATTGAGAACGTGAAGTGGGGACAGCACAAGAAGATCCTGGAGCGCCTCTTCCCTGGCTTCCGGCCAGCAGTGGAAGCCTGCTACTTCAACTGGGAAGAGGCCTACCCACTTCCCGGTGTTACCTACAGTGCCACTGACCGGAAgctggccctgtgctgggcccGAGCCCTGCCCCCTCGGCCAGGTGCCTCCCGATCTGGGGGCCTGGAGGAATCCCGGGAGCggccccgccctctccccgcCGAGCCAGCTGTGCGGCCCAAGGAGCCTGGGGCCAAGCGCAAGGGATTGGGTGAGGGGGTCCCCTCATCACAGAGGGGTCCCCGCCGCCTCTCGGCTGAGGGGGGAGAAAAAGCTCTGCATAAGATGGGTCCAGGTGGGGGCAAAGCCAAAGTATTGGGTGGGGCTGGCAATGGGGGCAAGGGCTCAGCAGGCAGTGGGAACAAGCGACGGCTGAGCAGTGAGGACAGCTCCTTGGAGCCAGATCTGGCTGAGAtgagcctggatgacagcagcCTTGCCCTGGGCGCAGAGGCCAGCACCTTCGGTGGATTCCCTGAGAGTCCACCACCCTGCCCTCACCCTGGTGGCTCCCGAGGCCCTTCTACCTTCCTTCCTGAACCTCCAGATACTTTTGAAGAAGATGGTGGCGTGTACTTCTCAGAAGGGCCTGAGCCTCCCACAGCCTCTGTGGGCCCCCCTGGCCTACTGCCCAGGGAGATCTGTACCCAGGATGACCTCCCTTCCACAGATGAGAGTGGCAATGGGCTCCCTAAAACCAAAGAGGCAGCCCCTGCAGTTGGAGAGGAGGATGATGACTACCAGGCATATTATCTGAATGCCCAGGACGGGGCTGGGGGCGAGGAAGAGAAGGctgagggcggggctggggaggagcaCGACCTGTTTGCCGGGCTGAAGCCACTGGAACAGGAGAGCCGCATGGAG GTATTATTTGCCTGTGCTGAGGCCTTGCATGCTCATGGCTACAGCAATGAGGCCTCTCGCCTCACTGTAGAGCTTGCCCAAGACCTGCTAGCCAACCCACCTGACCTCAAGGTAGAGCCGCCCCCTGCCAAG GGCAAGAAGAACAAGGTGTCTACAAGCCGTCAGACGTGGGTGGCTACCAACACCCTGACAAAGGCGGCCTTCCTGTTAACAGTGCTAAGTGAGCGCCCAGAGCACCATAACTTGGCCTTCCGAGTGGGCATGTTTGCCTTGGAGCTACAGCGGCCCCCAGCTTCTACCAAGGCCTTGGAG GTGAAACTGGCATACCAGGAGTCTGAGGTGGCCACCCTGCTCAAGAAGATTCCTCTGGGTCCAAGTGAGATGAGTACCATGCGGTGCCGGGCAGAGGAGCTTCGGGAGGGGACACTCTGTGACTATCGGCCTGTTTTGCCTCTCATGTTGGCCAGTTTCATCTTTGATGTTCTCTGTACTCCAG TGGTTTCTCCCACGGGTTCCCGACCTCCAAGTCGTAACTGGAACAACGAGATGCCTGGGGAtgaagagctgggatttgaagcaGCAGTTGCTGCCTTGG GCATGAAGACAACAGTTAGTGAGGCGGAGCATCCCCTGCTGTGTGAAGGCACACGTCGGGAGAAGGGTGACCTGGCATTGGCACTGATGATCACTTACAAGGATGACCAGGCCAAACTCAAAAAG ATCTTAGACAAACTCTTGGACCGAGAGAGCCAGACACATAAACCACAGACACTGAGTTCGTTCTACTCATCTAGCCGCCCAGCCACAGCCAGCCAGAGGTCTCCTTCAAAACATGGGGGCCCATCTGCCCCAGGGGCCCTGCAGCCGCTGACCTCAGGCTCTGCAGGGCCTGCTCAGCCAGGGAGTgtggcaggggctgggccaggTCCCACTGAGGGCTTCACAGAGAAGAATGTGCCTG AGAGTTCCCCACATTCCCCCTGTGAGGGTCTCCCATCTGAGGCAGCTTTGACCCCAAGGCCAGAGGGGAAGGTTCCCAGCCGCCTGGCACTTGGCAGTCGTGGAGGCTACAATGGACGGGGCTGGGGCTCACCAGGGCGGCCTAAGAAGAAGCACACAG GCATGGCCAGCATTGACAGCAGTGCCCCTGAAACAACATCGGATAGCTCCCCAACCTTAAGCAGGAGGCCACTTCGAGGGGGCTGGGCCCCTACCTCCTGGGGTCGAGGACAGGACAGTGACAGCATCAGCAGCTCTTCCTCGGACTCCCTTGGCTCCTCGTCATCCAGTGGAAGTCGCCGGGCCAGTGCCAGTGGAGGGGCCCGGGCGAAGACAGTTGAGGTTGGCAG GTACAAGGGCCGCCGTCCTGAGAGTCATGCCCCCCATGTACCCAATCAGCCGTCAGAGGCAGCTGCACACTTCTACTTCGAGCTGGCGAAGACGGTGCTGATCAAGGCAGGGGGCAACAGCAGCACTTCCATTTTCACACATCCATCTTCCTCAGGGGGCCACCAGGGTCCTCACCGAAACCTGCACCTTTGCGCCTTCGAGATTGGGCTCTATGCCCTTGGCCTGCACAACTTTGTTTCTCCCAACTGGCTCTCACGTACCTATTCTTCCCACGTTTCCTGGATTACAG GCCAGGCAATGGAGATTGGCAGTGCAGCCCTAACTATACTGGTAGAATGCTGGGATGGGCACCTGACGCCCCCTGAGGTTGCATCCCTGGCTGACAGGGCATCACGGGCACGAGACTCCAATATGGTGAGGGCAGCAGCGGAGCTAGCCCTAAGCTGTCTGCCTCATGCCCATGCGTTGAACCCCAATGAGATCCAGCGGGCCCTGGTGCAGTGCAAGGAGCAG GATAACCTGATGTTGGAGAAGGCCTGCATGGCAGTGGAAGAGGCGGCTAAGGGTGGGGGCGTATACCCCGAAGTGTTGTTTGAGGTTGCTCACCAGTGGTTCTGGCTATATGAGCAAACAGCAGGTGGCTCATCCACAGCCCGTGAAGGGGCTACAAGCTGTAATGCCAGTGGGATCAAGGCAGCTGGGGAGGCTGGGCGGGGGCTGCCTGAGGGCAGGGGGGGCCCAGGGACTGAGCCGGTTActgtggcagcagcagcagtgacagcaGCCACAGTGGTGCCAGTCATCTCGGTGGGGTCCAGTTTATATCCGGGTCCAGGACTGGGGCATGGTCATTCCCCTGGCCTGCACCCCTACACTGCTCTAcagccccacctgccctgcaGCCCTCAATACCTCACCCACCCAGCTCACCCCGCCCACCCCATGCCTCACATGCCCCGGCCTGCCGTCTTCCCTGTGCCCAGCTCTGCGTACCCACAG GGTGTGCATCCTGCATTCCTAGGGGCTCAGTACCCTTACTCGGTGACTCCCCCCTCACTTGCTGCCACTGCTGTGTCTTTCCCCGTCCCTTCCATGGCACCCATCACAGTACATCCCTACCACACAGAGCCAGGGCTCCCACTGCCCACCAGTGTGGCCTGTGAGTTGTGGGGACAGGGAACAG TGAGCAGTGTCCATCCAGCTTCCACGTTTCCAGCCATCCAGGGTGCCTCGCTGCCTGCCCTGACcacacagcccagccctctgGTGAGCGGGGGTTTTCCACCACCTGAGGAGGAGGCGCACAGTCAGCCTGTCAACCCGCACAGCCTCCACCACCTGCATGCGGCCTACCGTGTTG GAATGCTGGCACTGGAGATGCTGGGTCGCCGGGCACACAACGATCACCCCAACAACTTCTCCCGCTCCCCCCCCTACACTGATGATGTCAAATGGTTGCTGGGGCTGGCAGCAAAGCTGG GAGATCGTCATGGAGACGCTGCAGCGGCTGAGCCCCGCTCATGCCCACAACCACCTGCGGGCCCCGGCCTTCCACCAACTGGTGCAGCGCTGCCAGCAGGCATACATGCAG TACATCCACCACCGCTTGATTCACCTGACCCCCGCCGACTACGACGACTTTGTGAATGCGATCCGGAGTGCTCGCAGCGCCTTCTGCCTGACCCCCATGGGCATGATGCAGTTCAACGACATCCTGCAGAACCTCAAGCGCAGCAAACAGACCAAGGAGCTGTGGCAGCGGGTCTCACTCGAGatgaccaccttctccccctgagTCTGGCCCCCCTAGGGCCCTATACAGGGACACAGGCCTGTGGCTATGGGGGCCCCTCACAAAGGGGGAATGAATCTTGGCTGGACGGATCATCCCCACTCAGTTCCCTGGTAGCCCAGACTGGCAGCTGCTCTTGGGCTGTAGCTTGGGGCCAAGATGTCTCAGACCCTAGAAGCCTAGGGTTGGGGGAGACAGCCCTGTCTGGGAGGGGGCGTTGGGTGGCCTCTGGTATTTATTtggcatttataaatatataa